From a single Hypomesus transpacificus isolate Combined female chromosome 14, fHypTra1, whole genome shotgun sequence genomic region:
- the gtf2h1 gene encoding general transcription factor IIH subunit 1 yields MAALSEEVLLVLKRVRQRKQDGTLYLMAERIAWGPEGKDRFTVSHLYADIRCQKISPDGKAKIQLQLVLHTGESTTFHFANESSALKDRDAAKDLLQQLLPKFKKRANKELEEKNRMLQEDPVLFQLYKDLVVSQVISAEEFWANRLSMNNVGVSLSNNKQDVGISAAFLADIRPQTDGCNGLRYNLTSDIIESIFRTYPAVKEKYGENVPHNLTEKEFWTRFFQSHYFHRDRINTGLQDIFSECAKQDEKGLKSMVIQGVKNPLVDLMSLEDKTLDEGYGVSTGPSSSSNKTVKENSNSAIIKRFNHHSAMVLAAGSRKGEAPNDQASETSSTDGNSRDSDFFQPPIKKVKIQEAIEYEDLQKEVGLKTVALNLKKSDRYSHGPVPLQSQQYTTSQDIINSVNCVQNEMANYKPCLTRVVSSNTASSAISALSPGGILMQAGTQQAINQMVPSDVQGELKHLYTATGELLRHFWSCFPVNTPFLEEKVVKMRSNLERFQMTKLRPFQEKVQRQYLSMNLTGHLEEMLQTAYNKFHAWQTRRMLRKT; encoded by the exons ATGGCAGCATTGTCGGAGGAGGTGCTGCTGGTCCTGAAAAGGGTGCGACAGAGGAAACAGGATGGCACTCTATACCTGATGGCTGAGCGAATAGCGTGGGGCCCAGAGGGCAAAGACCGCTTCACCGTTAGTCACTTGTATGCAGACATTCGCT GCCAGAAGATCAGCCCTGATGGCAAAGCCAAGATTCAACTTCAGTTGGTCCTTCACACTGGTGAGAGCACCACATTCCACTTTGCCAATGAAAGCAGTGCCCTCAAAGACCGTGATGCTGCTAAGGACCTGCTACAACAGCTGCTACCCAAGTTCAAAAAGAGGGCAAACAAGGAACTAGAAGAGAAGAATAG AATGCTACAAGAAGATCCTGTGCTTTTTCAATTGTACAAAGACCTGGTTGTCAGTCAAGTAATCAGTGCAGAAGAATTCTGGGCCAACAGGTTGAGTATGAACAACgtgggtgtctctctctccaacaacAAGCAGGATGTTGGCATATCAGCAGCCTTTCTG GCGGACATAAGGCCGCAGACAGATGGCTGTAATGGCCTAAGATACAATCTCACTTCTGATATTATCGAGTCCATCTTCCGAACATACCCAGCAG TGAAAGAAAAGTATGGAGAGAATGTACCGCACAACCTGACAGAAAAGGAGTTTTGGACCCGTTTTTTCCAGTCCCACTACTTCCACAGAGATCGCATCAACACCGGCCTTCAGGATATTTTCTCAGAGTGTGCTAAGCAGGATGAAAAGG GCTTGAAATCCATGGTGATACAAGGAGTGAAGAATCCTTTGGTGGACCTAATGTCACTGGAGGACAAGACGTTAGATGAG GGCTATGGAGTCTCTACAGGTCCCTCATCAAGCTCGAACAAGACTGTAAAGGAGAACAGCAACTCGGCTATCATCAAGCGTTTCAATCATCACAGTGCCATGGTGTTGGCAGCTGGTTCAAGAAAGGG GGAAGCGCCTAATGATCAAGCCAGTGAAACAAGCAGTACAGATGGAAACTCGAGGGACTCTGACTTTTTCCAGCCACCCATTAAGAAG GTGAAAATACAAGAGGCCATAGAATACGAAGACCTGCAGAAGGAAGTTGGACTGAAAACAGTTGCTTTGAACCTCAAGAAATCTGATAG GTACTCTCATGGCCCTGTGCCCCTGCAGTCCCAACAGTATACCACCAGCCAAGACATCATCAACTCTGTCAACTGCGTCCAGAATGAGATGGCCAACTACAAGCCGTGCCTTACTCGG GTGGTGTCCAGCAACACAGCCAGTTCTGCCATCTCTGCCCTTTCACCCGGGGGCATACTCATGCAAGCAGGCACACAACAAGCCATAAATC AGATGGTGCCCAGTGATGTTCAGGGGGAACTGAAGCATTTGTACACAGCAACAGGAGAGTTGTTAAGGCACTTCTGGTCATGCTTTCCTGTAAACACACCGTTCTTGGAAGAGAAG GTGGTGAAAATGAGGTCGAACCTAGAGAGATTCCAAATGACCAAGCTGCGCCCCTTCCAAGAAAAGGTTCAACGTCAATATTTGAGTATGAAT CTCACGGGTCACTTGGAGGAGATGCTACAGACGGCATACAATAAGTTCCATGCCTGGCAAACTCGCCGCATGTTGAGGAAGACTTGA